The Puntigrus tetrazona isolate hp1 chromosome 3, ASM1883169v1, whole genome shotgun sequence genome contains a region encoding:
- the si:ch211-198m17.1 gene encoding uncharacterized protein PB18E9.04c encodes TTFKQRTMLLTHRLCLLILLSTTAVIGTSTVSPISSLTTQPGLSSTDSTDNLTDSSVIATSAATVAATSFPSENITVAFTHNATTPLLSTDAGNVTSASSNVTSSSTVAPHNTTSSSVSTPGNATASPAPVTTATAANSTSPLVPTPQNATEHPLTSPGNTTTTPSPEPGNSTTPPQTTSANDTTPPISTPSNSTASPITTPSNVTITAQTTSGNATTANNVTTPHLTTAVSNITTPGNNATVNATIPPLTTPVNATTPLPTTPGNNATINVATPPMTTSVNNVTANTTSPLMTTPVNATTPPLTTPGNNVTVNATTPPMTTPVNATTPPITTPGNNVTVNATTPPMTTPVNATTPPLTTPGNNVTVNATTPPTTTSVNNVTVNATTPPMTTPVNLTTPEMLCNSNVTVNATTPPMTTPVNATTPPLTTPGNNVTVNATTPPMTTPVNVTTPPLTTPGNNVTVNATTPPMTTPVNATTPPLTTPGNNVTVNATTPPITTPVNATTPPLTTPVNNVTANATTPPMTTPVNATTPPLTTPGSNVTVNATTPPITTPVSATTPPLTTPVNNITANATTPPITTPGNATTPSLTTPGNNVTVNATTPPTTTPTNATTPPIVTPGNTTTGNATTPPQSTPGNATTPPVTNSTAGTTVSTTNPTNTTTTPATCPAVPCPPLSFCVNSICQCVAGTIFSNNACVETKTFPSTLRVNRTFVDAMNNPQSPEFQAIAEEIINAVNEALRTQSGYVDSTVIRLMPGSVIATVNSFFGPSSPVTQESVNSAMDTAIRNCGASNCGILANADYVATNLCQQDPLPCDINTTVCDAKDGTPACTCKPGHISSPYQARSCTICPSGYKAQEDTCVQCPFGYSGFNCNDSSLLALVVVACVLGGILLILILALLIYICVTRSKKESGNNYYNSPYPAEEFQRTWPSQDVTHIPRANLTSSSSIDATGNSLEMSEGLGKKGHSNGLKIGGKSGSYDLRTDGMRTFKDLNPTRYSYLVGHENPYFIQGDEKR; translated from the exons CTGTAATAGGCACATCCACTGTGAGCCCCATCTCAAGCTTGACAACGCAACCAGGTTTATCTAGCACAGATTCAACCGATAACCTGACAGACAGCTCAGTCATTGCTACCTCTGCTGCTACTGTTG CGGCAACAAGCTTTCCATCTGAGAATATAACTGTAGCATTCACGCACAATGCTACAACCCCACTGCTGTCGACGGATGCTGGTAATGTCACATCTGCATCAAGCAACGTGACAAGCTCATCTACAGTTGCACCACACAATACCACCAGTTCATCAGTGAGTACACCAGGAAATGCCACAGCTTCACCTGCACCTGTGACAACAGCAACAGCAGCCAACTCTACAAGTCCACTTGTCCCTACACCACAGAATGCTACAGAACATCCTTTAACTTCACCTGGCAACACCACAACTACTCCTTCACCTGAGCCAGGCAACAGCACAACACCACCCCAAACTACAAGTGCCAATGACACTACTCCTCCCATTAGCACACCAAGCAACAGCACAGCTTCCCCAATTACAACACCAAGCAATGTCACAATTACCGCACAGACCACGTCAGGTAATGCTACAACAGCAAATAATGTCACAACTCCACATTTAACCACAGCTGTTTCAAATATAACTACACCGGGGAATAATGCAACAGTAAATGCCACCATACCACCCCTGACTACACCAGTAAATGCAACTACACCACTTCCAACTACACCAGGGAACAATGCAACAATAAATGTTGCCACACCACCCATGACTACATCAGTAAACAATGTAACAGCAAATACCACATCCCCGCTCATGACTACTCCTGTAAATGCTACCACACCACCCCTAACTACTCCGGGAAACAATGTAACAGTAAATGCCACCACACCACCCATGACTACACCAGTAAATGCTACTACACCACCCATAACTACGCCAGGAAATAATGTAACAGTAAATGCCACCACACCACCCATGACTACTCCAGTAAATGCTACTACACCACCCCTAACTACTCCAGGAAACAATGTAACAGTAAACGCTACAACACCACCCACGACTacttctgtaaataatgtaacagTAAACGCCACCACACCACCCATGACTACTCCTGTAAAT TTAACTACGCCTGAAATGCTATGTAACAGTAATGTAACAGTAAACGCCACCACACCACCCATGACTACTCCTGTAAATGCTACTACACCACCCTTAACTACGCCAGGAAATAATGTAACAGTAAACGCCACCACACCACCCATGACTACTCCAGTAAATGTTACTACACCACCCTTAACTACACCAGGGAATAATGTAACAGTAAATGCCACCACACCACCCATGACTACTCCTGTAAATGCTACTACACCACCCTTAACTACTCCAGGAAACAATGTAACAGTAAATGCCACCACACCACCCATCACTACTCCTGTAAATGCTACCACTCCGCCTCTAACTACACCAGTGAACAACGTAACAGCAAATGCCACAACACCACCCATGACAACACCAGTAAATGCGACTACACCACCCTTAACTACACCAGGGAGCAATGTAACAGTAAACGCTACCACACCGCCCATCACTACTCCCGTAAGTGCTACCACTCCACCTCTAACTACACCAGTGAACAATATAACAGCAAATGCCACCACACCACCCATAACTACACCAGGAAATGCTACTACACCATCTCTAACTACACCAGGGAATAATGTAACAGTAAACGCTACCACACCACCCACCACTACTCCCACAAACGCTACTACACCACCCATAGTTACACCAGGAAACACTACAACAGGGAATGCTACCACACCACCTCAGTCTACACCAGGAAATGCTACTACACCACCCGTAACCAACTCAACGGCTGGAACCACTGTCTCTACTACTAACCCAACTAACACTACAACCACACCAG ctaCCTGTCCTGCAGTGCCCTGTCCACCACTCAGTTTCTGCGTGAACTCCATCTGTCAGTGTGTGGCAGGaactattttttcaaataatgccTGTGTGGAAA ctaAAACCTTCCCTAGTACACTGCGGGTGAACCGCACTTTTGTAGATGCTATGAACAATCCACAGTCACCTGAATTCCAGGCAATTGCTGAAGAGATCATTAATGCG GTAAATGAAGCTCTGCGTACCCAGTCAGGCTACGTTGACAGCACAGTAATCAGGTTGAT GCCTGGCAGTGTAATCGCCACAGTAAACAGTTTTTTTGGGCCCAGTTCTCCAGTTACACAGGAATCGGTTAATTCTGCCATGGATACTGCTATAAGGAACTGTGGGGCGTCAAACTGTGGCATTCTTGCTAATGCTGATTATGTTG CAACCAATCTGTGTCAGCAAGATCCTCTTCCTTGTGATATTAACACTACAGTCTGTGATGCCAAAGATGGGACACCTGCCTGTACCTGCAAACCCGGCCATATATCTAGCCCTTACCAGGCCAGAAGCTGTACAA ttTGCCCTAGTGGTTACAAAGCGCAGGAGGACACATGTGTTCA atgtccATTTGGCTATTCTGGATTCAACTGTAATGACT CCTCTTTGTTGGCTCTCGTGGTAGTGGCGTGTGTGTTAGGGGGAATTCTGCTCATTCTGATTTTGGCTCTTCTCATCTATATCTGTGTGACTCGTAG CAAGAAGGAGTCGGGCAACAATTATTACAACAGCCCGTACCCTGCTGAGGAGTTCCAGAGGACGTGGCCCTCGCAGGACGTCACCCATATTCCCCGCGCCAATCTGACATCTAGTTCCAGCATTGATGCCACTGGCAACAGTCTAGAGATGTCTGAAGGGCTAGGCAAGAAAGGCCACAGTAATGGATTG AAGATTGGAGGAAAG TCGGGCTCATACGACCTCAGAACAGATGGCATGAGAACCTTTAAGGATTTAAACCCCACACGCTACTCTTATCTGGTGGGTCATGAAAACCCCTACTTCATACAAGGAGATGAAAAGAGATGA